The Geobacillus stearothermophilus ATCC 12980 genome contains a region encoding:
- a CDS encoding spore germination protein, translated as MPSFVGPIKINSVGSGAVVQMGDCLYIAPKVATKTQAGSGGFNTGDFIMTNNAISFTNAFDPDVSDQNVAANN; from the coding sequence ATGCCTTCATTCGTCGGTCCGATCAAAATCAACAGCGTCGGCAGCGGCGCGGTCGTGCAAATGGGCGACTGCTTGTATATCGCACCAAAAGTCGCCACGAAAACGCAGGCTGGATCCGGCGGGTTCAACACCGGCGACTTTATCATGACAAACAACGCAATCAGCTTTACAAATGCGTTTGATCCCGATGTATCTGACCAAAACGTGGCCGCCAACAACTAA
- a CDS encoding spore germination protein GerPE, which yields MKRTSIVQALHAETLIISSVLQIGDSERISARTRALAVQRQYELFFEPEGEQTFPIFTKPIPRWSSPPPVASQQTLHESPVISVRSIRVLGISSSAVVHIGSTSIAEGEARIKHIRQLAGPMPSAADI from the coding sequence GTGAAACGGACATCGATCGTTCAGGCGCTCCATGCCGAAACGTTGATTATTAGCTCTGTGCTGCAAATCGGCGACTCTGAACGGATTTCCGCCCGCACACGCGCTTTAGCCGTGCAGCGGCAATACGAGCTGTTTTTCGAGCCAGAAGGGGAACAAACATTCCCGATTTTTACCAAGCCGATTCCACGCTGGTCTTCCCCGCCGCCGGTTGCATCACAACAGACGCTCCACGAATCCCCGGTCATTTCCGTCCGGTCGATCCGCGTGCTAGGGATCTCCTCTTCGGCCGTTGTCCACATCGGCTCAACCTCCATCGCTGAAGGCGAAGCGCGCATCAAACATATCCGCCAGCTGGCCGGCCCGATGCCGTCAGCAGCAGATATATAG
- a CDS encoding spore germination protein GerPC, whose protein sequence is MSIYDYFVQLRRYLLWQTNKVRTLERRLSVLEARLRELESQPRTTIERIEYKFDQLKVETLEGTLNIGIAPPGAGGTIEDFAVEPVKTVVPKPEPVLMRPIQEKVAAYLNSEAAETLKRLEQQYNRRLDDTYRQFILQDIARQTDERIRFYLQEKANQGYVPAGDRDETVENEIFQKVKADIEQSLDAFLKHLPSGEEST, encoded by the coding sequence ATGAGTATATACGACTATTTCGTCCAACTGCGCCGCTATTTATTATGGCAGACAAACAAAGTACGGACGCTCGAACGACGTCTTTCCGTTCTCGAAGCCCGGCTGCGGGAGCTGGAATCGCAGCCGCGCACTACGATCGAGCGGATTGAATACAAATTTGACCAGCTGAAAGTGGAAACGCTCGAAGGAACGCTCAATATCGGCATCGCCCCACCGGGGGCCGGCGGCACCATCGAAGATTTCGCTGTCGAACCGGTGAAAACCGTCGTCCCAAAGCCGGAGCCGGTGTTGATGCGCCCGATTCAGGAAAAAGTAGCCGCCTACTTAAACAGTGAGGCGGCAGAAACATTGAAGCGGCTTGAGCAGCAATACAACCGCCGCCTTGATGATACGTACCGGCAGTTTATTTTGCAAGATATCGCCCGACAGACGGATGAACGCATCCGCTTTTATTTGCAAGAGAAAGCAAACCAAGGCTATGTTCCCGCGGGCGATCGCGATGAAACGGTCGAAAACGAGATCTTCCAAAAAGTGAAAGCGGATATTGAACAATCGCTCGACGCGTTTTTGAAACACTTGCCTTCAGGGGAGGAATCAACGTGA
- a CDS encoding spore germination protein GerPB, which produces MNVYISQSICIHQLRIGSVTNSSVLQIGSAGSIQALSTLANTGGFTGPASQATVPLGTAAQPSAPLVPLHSATR; this is translated from the coding sequence TTGAATGTTTACATCAGCCAAAGCATTTGCATCCATCAATTGCGGATTGGCTCCGTCACCAACTCATCCGTTTTGCAAATCGGCAGCGCCGGCAGCATCCAAGCATTGTCAACGCTTGCCAACACCGGCGGTTTCACTGGCCCGGCTTCGCAAGCGACCGTGCCGCTTGGCACCGCCGCCCAGCCGTCCGCTCCTCTCGTTCCTCTCCATTCGGCCACCCGCTAA
- a CDS encoding spore germination protein produces MPAFVGIVKLNSIGSSSVFHIGDVFAISPQSVTKTFAGAGSFNTGDGLHIYNYYSNTNTNDADVADENVIGNV; encoded by the coding sequence ATGCCGGCTTTTGTCGGAATCGTGAAACTGAACAGCATCGGAAGCAGCAGCGTGTTCCATATCGGCGACGTGTTTGCGATTTCCCCGCAAAGCGTGACGAAAACGTTCGCTGGCGCCGGTTCGTTTAACACCGGCGACGGGCTTCATATCTATAACTATTACAGCAATACGAATACGAATGACGCCGATGTCGCCGATGAAAATGTCATCGGGAACGTATGA
- a CDS encoding spore germination protein, with translation MPSFISGPIKITHVSGDGTVNFGDVLQIAPKSTSKSHTGSGGSNNGDFLQTNTFVSFTNTGDPDMIDANNAANN, from the coding sequence GTGCCTTCGTTTATCAGCGGACCGATTAAAATCACTCATGTGAGCGGAGATGGCACGGTCAATTTTGGCGATGTTTTGCAAATCGCCCCAAAGAGTACGTCCAAATCGCACACCGGCTCTGGGGGAAGCAACAACGGTGATTTCCTGCAAACGAACACATTTGTCAGCTTTACCAACACCGGCGATCCGGATATGATAGACGCGAACAACGCCGCGAACAATTAG
- a CDS encoding spore germination protein, with translation MPAIVIGGIKVTSVGGNGTVNMGDVLQIAPKSTSKTNSGAGGGNTGDFLQTNTFCSVTNTVDPDVFDAGAKGNN, from the coding sequence ATGCCAGCGATCGTCATCGGCGGGATTAAAGTGACGAGTGTAGGCGGCAACGGCACGGTGAACATGGGCGACGTGCTGCAAATCGCTCCCAAAAGCACCTCAAAGACGAATTCAGGCGCCGGCGGCGGCAATACGGGCGACTTTTTGCAGACGAATACGTTTTGCAGCGTCACCAATACAGTGGACCCGGATGTGTTCGACGCTGGAGCGAAAGGGAACAATTAG
- a CDS encoding DUF418 domain-containing protein: MIRSTERIAAADVLRGFALLGILLVNMRYVSSPALYNESVKGGAFDRVLDAVVDVLFEASAYPLFAFLFGFGAMTMFRRISSRGKRPIPILLRRFFLLLGIGIAHAFGLWFGDILIPYALVGFIMLFFFAAPPRWWRTAAVAVFFLFHGLMALLLTLNVLTGEMETAGGHETAAAAAVRHYRNGTFRDVFWQRWNDWMYINDDGGLLLTVLTVLPFCLLGGYAADQRSLEADRHSPAKLRRLMRWALCFGLALKTIPYWAGVNNLTMYIQDSFGGAALAVFYAAAAVFVCGKRSWQRAWRWWQDVGKMSLTHYLAQSLVCTSLFYGYGLGWYGRTSAWQEMLIAFALYATQVWISRFWFARFHYGPVEWMWRWGTYGTRPPFRRRPGQ, encoded by the coding sequence ATGATCAGATCGACCGAGCGAATCGCCGCGGCGGATGTGTTGCGTGGATTCGCCTTGCTTGGCATTTTGCTTGTCAACATGCGTTATGTTTCCTCGCCAGCGTTATACAACGAAAGCGTCAAGGGCGGTGCTTTTGACCGAGTTTTGGACGCGGTCGTCGACGTATTGTTTGAAGCGAGCGCCTATCCGTTGTTTGCGTTTTTATTCGGGTTCGGGGCGATGACCATGTTTCGCCGGATCAGCAGCCGCGGAAAGCGGCCGATTCCGATTCTGTTGCGCCGCTTCTTTCTTTTGCTTGGGATCGGCATTGCTCATGCGTTTGGCCTTTGGTTTGGCGATATTTTAATCCCCTACGCCCTCGTCGGGTTCATCATGCTTTTCTTTTTCGCCGCCCCGCCTCGTTGGTGGCGGACGGCGGCTGTTGCCGTCTTTTTTCTTTTTCACGGCCTCATGGCGCTGTTGTTAACGCTCAATGTATTGACCGGAGAAATGGAGACAGCCGGCGGCCACGAGACCGCGGCGGCCGCGGCGGTTCGCCATTATCGAAACGGAACGTTTCGTGACGTGTTTTGGCAACGGTGGAACGACTGGATGTATATCAACGACGATGGAGGGCTTTTGCTTACGGTGTTGACCGTGCTGCCGTTTTGTTTGCTTGGCGGCTATGCCGCCGACCAACGTTCGCTTGAAGCCGATCGTCACTCGCCTGCGAAGCTGCGCCGCCTGATGAGGTGGGCGCTATGTTTTGGTTTAGCACTGAAAACCATTCCGTATTGGGCTGGGGTCAACAACTTGACCATGTACATCCAAGACAGCTTTGGAGGCGCAGCATTGGCGGTGTTCTACGCGGCGGCCGCCGTGTTCGTCTGCGGGAAACGAAGTTGGCAGCGCGCTTGGCGGTGGTGGCAAGACGTTGGCAAAATGTCGCTCACTCATTATCTCGCGCAATCGCTCGTTTGCACGTCGCTGTTTTATGGTTATGGGCTTGGGTGGTACGGACGCACAAGCGCATGGCAGGAGATGTTGATTGCGTTTGCTTTGTATGCGACTCAAGTGTGGATAAGCCGCTTTTGGTTTGCGCGTTTTCATTATGGTCCGGTTGAGTGGATGTGGAGGTGGGGGACATACGGAACGCGGCCGCCGTTTCGCCGCCGGCCGGGGCAATAA
- a CDS encoding aspartyl-phosphate phosphatase Spo0E family protein, with protein sequence MVLLQIEEKRQQMIELALTYGFTAKETIECSQELDQLINQYLQHTRMLESPSPSVQ encoded by the coding sequence ATGGTTCTGTTGCAAATTGAAGAAAAACGACAACAAATGATTGAATTGGCGCTCACGTATGGGTTCACGGCCAAAGAGACGATCGAATGCAGCCAAGAGCTTGACCAATTGATCAACCAATATTTGCAGCACACGAGAATGTTGGAATCGCCTTCCCCGTCCGTTCAGTAA
- a CDS encoding YisL family protein has protein sequence MTHAHITSWLITIVLFFLAVSMERQGAGKAKIVQMVLRLFYILTIATGGLLLHSIASISALYWLKALAGLWVIGAMEMVLAAVKKGKSAAAGWTQWVIALVVTLFLGLLLPLGFDLF, from the coding sequence TTGACGCATGCCCATATTACGAGCTGGCTCATCACGATTGTTTTGTTTTTCCTTGCGGTGTCGATGGAGCGGCAAGGGGCGGGCAAAGCCAAGATCGTGCAAATGGTGTTGCGGCTGTTTTACATTCTCACGATCGCGACGGGGGGGCTTTTGCTGCATAGCATTGCTTCGATATCCGCGCTTTATTGGCTAAAAGCGCTTGCCGGGCTGTGGGTGATCGGAGCGATGGAAATGGTTTTAGCAGCTGTAAAAAAAGGAAAAAGCGCGGCGGCAGGATGGACGCAATGGGTCATTGCCCTTGTGGTGACGCTGTTCCTTGGCCTGCTGCTGCCGCTTGGTTTTGACTTATTCTAA
- a CDS encoding DUF2777 domain-containing protein: protein MNIEERLQCIAEQPRAYVQGTAEFVNNEWVFFDEEAEEAVLVEEMAQQGIKLFRYGHWLSGRWQENGTIATDLGIFPLTDGDRIRFRKQLTYAYRQWLASLPNPSFFQYVQWLNHLGFSLYDCLYCYNGLLFAKSSGVNFMIYDNTEQIASVHHYYERGPMPADRFEITFNSGERAICAQIG, encoded by the coding sequence TTGAATATTGAAGAGCGCCTGCAGTGCATTGCTGAACAGCCGCGGGCTTACGTGCAAGGAACAGCGGAGTTTGTCAACAATGAATGGGTGTTTTTTGATGAGGAAGCAGAGGAAGCGGTGTTAGTCGAGGAGATGGCCCAGCAAGGGATTAAACTGTTCCGCTATGGGCATTGGCTGTCCGGACGGTGGCAGGAAAACGGCACGATCGCGACCGACCTCGGCATCTTCCCCCTCACTGACGGCGACCGCATCCGCTTCCGCAAACAGCTGACATACGCGTACCGGCAATGGCTTGCCTCGCTTCCCAATCCGTCCTTTTTTCAATACGTCCAATGGCTGAACCATCTTGGGTTTTCGCTTTACGACTGCCTGTACTGCTACAACGGCTTATTGTTTGCCAAATCATCCGGCGTCAATTTTATGATCTATGACAATACAGAGCAAATCGCCAGCGTCCATCATTACTATGAACGCGGGCCGATGCCGGCCGACCGATTTGAAATAACATTCAACAGCGGCGAACGGGCGATTTGCGCCCAAATAGGCTGA
- the asnB gene encoding asparagine synthase (glutamine-hydrolyzing): protein MCGITGCVHFGRNLRRERTVIDSMTETLAKRGPDDTNTWLDTHVAFGHKRLVVVDPAGGKQPMVRQKNGHRYTIVYNGELYNTEDIRKELLHKGYRFDGHSDTEVLLAAYIEWKEQCVDWLNGIFAFAVWDGERELLFMARDRLGVKPLFYREDGGGLLFGSEVKAILAHPDVKAEVNYEGLAEVFGLGPSRTPGHGVFDGIRELRPAHALTFSRNGLRIWRYWNVESDVHRDSFEETVEKLRFLLTDAVTRQLISDVPVCTFLSGGVDSSAITAIAANAFATAGKGPLHTYSIDYEGNDQYFKANDFQPNTDAPFIEQVSNKFQTVHHRCVITQEELFRHLHEAVIVRDVPGMADVDSSLLWFCKQIRNRFVVSLSGECADEIFGGYPWFHRPDDLSRKGFPWMRSVDARMGLLKDEWRQKLRLDDYVQMRYEQTLAEVPRLEGESAEEAKRRELFYLNMIWFMTTLLDRKDRMSMGASLEVRVPFADHRIVEYVWNIPWDMKMYGGREKGLLRKALEGLLPEEVLYRKKSPYPKTHHPLYTKLVKQWLEQLLHDRSSVLHEFFDREKLLALIETEGKSFQVPWFGQLMTGPQLLAYLGQVHVWFDHYGIRIKE, encoded by the coding sequence ATGTGTGGCATTACTGGCTGTGTCCATTTCGGGCGCAATTTGCGCCGCGAGCGGACGGTCATTGACAGCATGACAGAGACGCTCGCCAAACGTGGACCGGATGATACAAATACGTGGCTGGACACTCATGTCGCCTTCGGTCATAAACGGCTTGTCGTCGTGGATCCGGCTGGCGGCAAACAACCGATGGTCCGGCAAAAAAACGGACATCGTTATACGATCGTCTATAACGGCGAGCTGTATAATACGGAAGACATCCGGAAGGAGCTGTTGCATAAAGGTTACCGGTTTGACGGCCACTCCGATACGGAAGTGCTGCTCGCCGCTTATATCGAATGGAAAGAACAATGTGTTGACTGGCTCAACGGCATTTTTGCCTTCGCCGTTTGGGATGGGGAGCGCGAGCTGTTATTTATGGCGCGCGACCGTCTCGGAGTAAAACCTTTGTTTTATCGAGAAGATGGCGGGGGGCTGCTGTTCGGCTCGGAAGTGAAAGCCATTTTGGCCCATCCCGATGTAAAGGCAGAAGTCAATTATGAAGGACTCGCCGAAGTGTTCGGCCTCGGACCGTCGCGCACACCGGGGCACGGGGTGTTTGACGGCATTCGAGAGCTGCGCCCGGCACATGCGCTCACGTTCTCTCGCAACGGGCTTCGCATTTGGCGGTATTGGAATGTCGAAAGCGACGTCCATCGCGATTCATTCGAGGAAACGGTCGAAAAGCTGCGCTTTCTATTGACGGATGCGGTCACGCGCCAACTCATTTCCGATGTGCCGGTCTGCACCTTCCTTTCTGGCGGGGTCGATTCGAGCGCCATTACGGCGATTGCCGCCAATGCCTTTGCGACAGCTGGAAAAGGGCCGCTGCACACCTACTCGATCGATTATGAAGGAAACGACCAGTATTTCAAAGCCAACGATTTTCAACCAAACACGGATGCGCCATTTATCGAACAGGTGTCAAACAAATTTCAAACGGTTCATCATCGCTGTGTGATCACGCAAGAAGAACTGTTCCGCCATTTGCATGAAGCCGTCATCGTCCGCGACGTTCCAGGCATGGCCGATGTCGATTCTTCGCTTCTTTGGTTTTGCAAACAAATTCGCAACCGGTTTGTCGTCAGCTTATCAGGGGAGTGCGCCGATGAAATTTTCGGCGGCTATCCATGGTTTCATCGGCCGGACGATTTGTCTCGGAAAGGATTTCCGTGGATGCGTTCGGTCGACGCGCGCATGGGTCTATTAAAAGATGAGTGGCGACAAAAGCTTCGCCTTGACGACTATGTGCAAATGCGTTATGAACAAACGCTTGCTGAAGTGCCGCGTCTCGAGGGGGAAAGCGCCGAGGAGGCGAAGCGGCGTGAGCTGTTTTACTTAAATATGATTTGGTTTATGACGACACTGCTTGACCGGAAAGACCGGATGAGCATGGGAGCAAGCTTGGAAGTGCGCGTGCCGTTCGCTGACCATCGCATTGTCGAATACGTTTGGAACATTCCGTGGGATATGAAAATGTATGGAGGACGAGAAAAAGGCCTTTTGCGAAAAGCGCTCGAGGGATTGCTTCCCGAAGAGGTGCTCTACCGGAAAAAAAGCCCCTATCCGAAAACGCACCATCCTCTATATACGAAACTTGTCAAGCAATGGCTTGAGCAGTTGCTCCATGACCGCTCTTCGGTTTTGCACGAGTTTTTCGACCGGGAAAAATTGTTGGCGCTCATTGAAACAGAAGGGAAGTCGTTCCAAGTGCCGTGGTTTGGGCAGCTCATGACCGGTCCGCAGCTGCTCGCTTACCTTGGCCAAGTGCACGTTTGGTTTGATCATTACGGCATTCGCATTAAAGAATAA
- a CDS encoding MATE family efflux transporter: protein MRHEAKTRSLFSLTWPIFIETLLYMVMGNADTLMLSQYSDHAVAAVGVANQIIALTIVLFNFVALATAVLVAQYLGAHREQEAVDVSLVSLVANLLFGLLLSAILAAFSEPILRMMDLPAELLDEGTHYLAIVGGFLFIQALMMTVGAILKSYGFTRDTMYVAVGMNVLHVISNAVLIFGLFGLPALGIQGAAISTAASRGMAFLALLALLRKRTNISLAPRAFRRLPFHYLRSLLKIGVPAAGEHLSYNTAQMVITYFITWLGAEALTVRVYTQNIMMFVFLFGIAVSQGTQILVGHFVGAGRYEEAYARCLKSLYSAIAISVLLAAAAYWFAEPLLSLFTDDRSMIVLGRKLLLLTIILEPGRSFNLVIISSLRAAGDVQFPVYMGILSMWGVGVTIAYVFGIALGFGLVGIWLSFIADEWLRGLLMLWRWRSRVWMKKTMVPQAKMA from the coding sequence ATGCGCCATGAGGCCAAAACGCGGTCACTGTTTTCCTTGACGTGGCCAATTTTTATTGAAACGCTGCTCTATATGGTGATGGGCAACGCCGATACACTGATGCTCAGCCAGTATTCAGATCACGCGGTTGCTGCCGTCGGGGTGGCGAACCAAATCATCGCGTTAACGATCGTACTGTTCAACTTCGTCGCTTTAGCGACAGCAGTGCTTGTTGCTCAATATTTAGGCGCCCACCGAGAGCAAGAAGCCGTTGACGTATCGCTTGTATCCCTCGTGGCCAATTTGTTGTTCGGATTGTTGTTAAGCGCCATTCTCGCCGCATTCAGCGAGCCGATTTTGCGAATGATGGATTTGCCCGCCGAGCTGCTCGATGAAGGAACCCATTATTTGGCGATTGTCGGTGGATTTTTGTTCATCCAAGCGCTGATGATGACGGTCGGCGCCATTTTGAAAAGCTATGGCTTCACCCGTGACACGATGTATGTAGCGGTTGGCATGAACGTTTTGCACGTCATCAGCAACGCGGTCCTCATTTTTGGCTTGTTTGGCCTGCCCGCCCTCGGCATCCAAGGGGCTGCTATATCGACCGCCGCCAGCCGTGGCATGGCCTTTCTCGCACTTCTTGCTTTGTTGCGCAAACGAACAAACATTTCGCTCGCACCAAGGGCGTTTCGCCGCCTTCCGTTTCACTATTTGCGCTCACTGCTGAAAATCGGTGTTCCGGCAGCCGGGGAACATCTTTCGTACAATACGGCGCAAATGGTCATTACGTATTTCATTACATGGCTTGGCGCTGAGGCATTGACCGTCCGTGTATACACGCAAAACATTATGATGTTTGTGTTTTTATTCGGCATCGCCGTCAGCCAAGGAACGCAAATTCTCGTCGGCCACTTCGTCGGGGCCGGGCGATACGAGGAAGCCTACGCCCGCTGCTTGAAAAGTTTGTACAGCGCCATCGCCATCTCAGTGTTGCTGGCCGCAGCCGCCTATTGGTTTGCCGAACCGTTGCTGTCGCTCTTTACCGATGACCGCTCAATGATTGTTCTTGGCCGCAAACTGTTGCTGTTAACGATTATCCTTGAACCGGGGCGCTCATTTAATTTAGTGATTATCAGCTCGCTTCGTGCCGCTGGCGATGTGCAATTCCCTGTCTATATGGGCATTTTGTCGATGTGGGGCGTCGGCGTGACCATTGCTTACGTATTTGGCATCGCCCTCGGATTTGGCCTCGTCGGCATTTGGCTGTCGTTCATCGCCGACGAATGGCTTCGCGGACTGTTGATGCTTTGGCGCTGGCGGTCGCGCGTCTGGATGAAAAAAACGATGGTACCACAAGCAAAAATGGCGTAG
- a CDS encoding helix-turn-helix transcriptional regulator, whose translation MDTVTFSMPPLPVFIKGAESVFLEGKKHFRRTFSVFDLLYVKRGCLYMTENGREFAIGSGHYLLLIPGREHYGHRPCEERTELVWLHFLLPDFAVVSDWGVSRQIVIEKEATYTEPIQYRLSIRQYGEVKQRERVEQLLSQIVEQNIRRDIDQPLRQLLLFIEFLWHLQKQELSVPSASEQISAAVVAYIEKHFSETITLDMLAQELRFHPDYITRCMQKTMGMGFSRYLAHYRLSKAKQWLAETNETIEAIAKRVGIDDGAYFSRLFKKVEGITPTEYRRMARRN comes from the coding sequence ATGGATACGGTTACATTTTCCATGCCGCCGCTGCCGGTGTTCATCAAAGGGGCGGAAAGTGTATTTCTGGAAGGAAAGAAGCATTTCCGCCGCACATTTTCCGTCTTTGATTTGCTTTACGTGAAACGAGGCTGTTTGTATATGACAGAAAACGGGCGCGAGTTTGCGATTGGCAGTGGACACTATTTGTTGTTGATTCCAGGAAGGGAACATTACGGACACCGCCCATGCGAAGAACGGACGGAGCTGGTTTGGCTTCATTTTTTGCTGCCAGACTTTGCGGTTGTTTCCGATTGGGGTGTCAGCCGGCAGATCGTGATCGAAAAGGAGGCGACATACACCGAGCCGATCCAATACCGGCTCTCCATCCGTCAATATGGCGAAGTCAAGCAGCGCGAGCGGGTGGAACAGCTGCTAAGTCAAATCGTGGAACAAAACATTCGGCGGGATATCGATCAGCCACTCCGGCAGCTGCTGTTGTTCATCGAATTCCTTTGGCACTTGCAAAAACAAGAGCTTTCCGTGCCGAGTGCGTCTGAACAGATCAGCGCCGCGGTGGTTGCGTATATCGAGAAACATTTCAGCGAGACGATTACACTGGACATGCTCGCACAGGAGCTCCGATTCCACCCGGACTACATCACACGCTGCATGCAAAAAACGATGGGCATGGGATTTAGCCGCTACTTGGCGCATTATCGGTTGTCAAAGGCAAAGCAATGGTTGGCGGAGACGAACGAGACGATTGAGGCGATCGCCAAGCGGGTTGGCATTGACGATGGCGCCTACTTTTCGCGCCTGTTTAAAAAGGTGGAAGGAATCACGCCGACCGAATATCGGCGCATGGCGCGGCGTAATTGA
- a CDS encoding alpha-glycosidase yields MQKEAIHHRPTDNFAYAYDGETLHLRLQTKKDDVDRVELLHGDPYEWQDGAWQFQTMPMQKTGSDERFDYWFAEVRPPYRRLRYGFVLRAGGEQLVYTEKGFYHEAPSDDIAYYFCFPFLHRVDLFQAPGWVKDTVWYQIFPERFANGNPAISPEGARPWGSEDPTPTSFFGGDLQGIIDHLDYLADLGITGLYLTPIFRAPSNHKYDTADYFEIDPHFGDKETLKTLVKRCHEKGIRVMLDAVFNHCGYEFAPFQDVLKNGAASRYKDWFHIREFPLQTEPRPNYDTFAFVPHMPKLNTAHPEVKRYLLDVATYWIREFDIDGWRLDVANEIDHQFWREFRQAVKALKPDVYILGEIWHDAMPWLRGDQFDAVMNYPFTDGALRFFAKEEISARQFADIMVRLLHSYPKQVNEAAFNLLGSHDTPRLLTVCGGDVRKAKLLFLFQLTFTGSPCIYYGDEIGMTGGNDPECRKCMVWDPEKQNKELYEHVKQLIALRKQYRALRRGDVAFLAADDEANHLVYKKTDGNETVMIIINRSNEAAEIPMPIDARGKWLVNLLTGERFAAEAETLCVSLPPYGFVLYAVESW; encoded by the coding sequence ATGCAAAAAGAAGCCATTCACCACCGCCCGACTGACAACTTCGCCTATGCCTATGATGGCGAAACGCTTCATCTTCGGCTTCAGACAAAAAAAGATGATGTTGATCGGGTGGAGCTGTTGCACGGCGACCCGTACGAGTGGCAAGACGGCGCCTGGCAGTTTCAAACGATGCCGATGCAGAAAACGGGAAGCGACGAACGATTTGACTATTGGTTCGCCGAGGTCAGACCGCCATATCGGCGGCTGCGCTATGGGTTTGTGCTTCGAGCTGGGGGCGAACAACTGGTCTATACGGAAAAAGGATTTTACCATGAAGCTCCGAGCGACGACATCGCTTACTACTTTTGCTTCCCCTTTCTTCATCGTGTCGACCTGTTCCAAGCGCCGGGCTGGGTAAAAGACACCGTATGGTATCAAATTTTCCCTGAGCGGTTCGCCAACGGCAACCCGGCCATCAGTCCGGAAGGAGCGCGGCCGTGGGGAAGCGAAGACCCAACGCCGACAAGTTTTTTTGGGGGGGATTTGCAAGGAATTATCGACCATCTCGATTACTTGGCTGACCTTGGCATCACCGGCCTTTACTTGACGCCGATTTTCCGCGCGCCGTCGAACCATAAATACGACACCGCTGATTATTTTGAAATCGACCCGCACTTTGGGGACAAAGAGACGTTGAAAACACTTGTCAAGCGCTGCCATGAAAAAGGGATCCGCGTCATGCTCGATGCAGTCTTCAACCATTGCGGCTATGAGTTTGCCCCGTTTCAAGATGTGTTGAAAAACGGCGCAGCCTCTCGGTATAAAGATTGGTTCCATATTCGCGAGTTTCCGCTCCAAACCGAGCCGCGCCCGAACTACGACACATTTGCGTTCGTGCCGCACATGCCGAAACTCAACACCGCTCATCCGGAAGTGAAGCGCTACTTGCTTGATGTCGCGACATACTGGATTCGCGAGTTTGATATTGACGGCTGGCGGCTCGATGTGGCAAACGAAATCGATCATCAATTTTGGCGCGAATTCCGGCAGGCAGTGAAGGCGCTAAAGCCCGATGTGTACATTCTCGGCGAGATTTGGCATGACGCCATGCCGTGGCTGCGCGGCGACCAATTTGACGCCGTCATGAACTACCCGTTCACGGACGGAGCGCTTCGCTTTTTCGCGAAAGAGGAAATCAGCGCCCGCCAGTTTGCCGATATCATGGTCCGGTTGCTTCATTCGTATCCGAAACAGGTGAACGAAGCGGCATTCAACTTGCTTGGCAGCCATGATACACCAAGGCTGCTTACGGTTTGCGGCGGCGACGTCCGCAAAGCGAAGTTGTTGTTTTTGTTCCAGCTGACGTTCACCGGTTCGCCGTGCATTTACTATGGCGATGAGATCGGCATGACGGGCGGAAACGATCCGGAGTGCCGGAAATGTATGGTGTGGGATCCAGAGAAGCAAAACAAAGAACTGTATGAACATGTCAAGCAACTGATCGCTCTTCGCAAGCAATATCGGGCGCTTCGACGCGGCGATGTCGCTTTTCTCGCCGCCGATGATGAAGCGAACCATCTTGTTTATAAAAAAACGGATGGCAATGAAACGGTCATGATCATCATCAACCGGAGCAACGAGGCAGCAGAAATTCCCATGCCGATCGATGCGCGTGGAAAATGGCTGGTCAACCTTCTGACAGGGGAGCGATTCGCTGCAGAGGCGGAAACACTTTGCGTCTCCTTGCCGCCGTACGGGTTTGTGCTTTACGCGGTCGAAAGCTGGTAA